A single Agromyces sp. CF514 DNA region contains:
- the def gene encoding peptide deformylase translates to MPERPIRLFGDPVLKTVSAPVEQVDERVRSLVTDLLDSVRVPGRAGVAASQIGVNLRAFSYNVDGEVGYIINPVVVETSGDLELIDEGCLSVPGLWQKTPRYPFARVRGIDLDGNEIELSGEGLMAQALQHECDHLDGLLYLDRLEKDERRAAMRAVRESDWF, encoded by the coding sequence TTGCCGGAACGACCCATTCGCCTGTTCGGCGACCCCGTATTGAAGACCGTGTCAGCACCCGTCGAACAGGTCGATGAGCGCGTGCGTTCGCTCGTGACCGACCTGCTCGACAGCGTCCGGGTGCCCGGGCGCGCGGGCGTCGCCGCGTCGCAGATCGGCGTCAACCTGCGGGCCTTCAGCTACAACGTCGACGGCGAGGTCGGCTACATCATCAATCCCGTCGTCGTCGAGACATCCGGCGACCTCGAGCTCATCGACGAGGGCTGCCTCTCGGTGCCGGGCCTCTGGCAGAAGACGCCGCGCTACCCGTTCGCGCGGGTTCGCGGCATCGACCTCGACGGCAACGAGATCGAGCTCTCGGGCGAGGGGCTCATGGCGCAGGCGCTCCAGCACGAGTGCGATCACCTCGACGGGCTGCTCTACCTCGACCGCCTCGAGAAGGACGAGCGCCGTGCCGCGATGCGCGCGGTGCGCGAGTCCGACTGGTTCTGA
- a CDS encoding MinD/ParA family protein has product MPDDEVAVAIDDVAVDPGGLVAGPTTTSVEVITPPLAGAAARSGAHADPSPYGALLAADASRLRRERVSTDTGSHVAIVDVPTDAATPAEVPETSESLTADRLIDLNRTTRPAPHGGFNRFVYEASLHLVNLGDSAKARAYKELSARIQRRFDGGARFVPVLTRKGGVGKTTITTLLGMALADARDDRVIAIDANPDRGTLAERVDRQTRETVRDVVTRASSIGGYTDFSAFVSRDETRLDILASDTDPTLSEAFNDDDYNVVAGLAARYYSLVLTDCGTGIVHSVMRATLQRADSIVIVSGGSVDEARLASETLTWLEANGFGELVRNAIVAINLATQGTHLVKVDEIEAHFQSRVREIVRIPYDPQLAAGSVVHWDELRPVTRHAARELAALVVEGLPVDRGGH; this is encoded by the coding sequence ATGCCCGACGACGAAGTCGCCGTGGCGATCGACGATGTCGCCGTCGACCCCGGCGGACTCGTCGCCGGTCCGACGACGACCTCGGTCGAGGTGATCACGCCCCCTCTCGCCGGCGCTGCCGCCCGATCCGGAGCCCACGCCGACCCGTCGCCCTACGGCGCACTGCTCGCCGCCGACGCCTCTCGACTGCGTCGCGAGCGGGTCAGCACCGACACCGGCAGCCATGTCGCCATCGTCGACGTGCCGACGGATGCCGCGACTCCTGCCGAGGTGCCCGAGACGTCGGAGTCCCTCACCGCCGACCGCCTCATCGACCTCAACCGCACGACGAGACCGGCGCCGCACGGCGGCTTCAACCGCTTCGTCTACGAGGCGTCGCTGCACCTCGTCAACCTCGGCGACTCCGCCAAGGCGCGCGCCTACAAGGAACTGAGCGCCCGCATCCAGCGCCGGTTCGACGGCGGAGCCCGGTTCGTGCCGGTGCTCACGCGCAAGGGCGGCGTCGGCAAGACGACCATCACGACGCTGCTCGGCATGGCCCTGGCCGACGCTCGCGACGACCGCGTCATCGCGATCGACGCGAACCCCGACCGTGGCACGCTCGCCGAGCGGGTCGACCGCCAGACACGCGAGACCGTGCGCGACGTCGTCACCCGGGCGTCGTCCATCGGCGGCTACACCGACTTCTCGGCCTTCGTGTCCCGTGACGAGACCCGTCTGGACATCCTCGCGTCCGACACCGACCCGACGCTCTCCGAGGCGTTCAACGATGACGACTACAACGTCGTCGCCGGGCTCGCAGCGCGCTACTACTCGCTCGTGCTCACCGACTGCGGCACCGGCATCGTCCACTCCGTCATGCGCGCCACCCTGCAGCGAGCCGATTCGATCGTGATCGTCTCCGGGGGCAGTGTCGACGAGGCCAGACTCGCCTCCGAGACGCTCACCTGGCTCGAGGCGAACGGCTTCGGCGAACTCGTGCGCAACGCCATCGTCGCGATCAACCTCGCGACGCAGGGAACGCACCTGGTCAAGGTCGACGAGATCGAGGCGCACTTCCAGTCGCGGGTCCGCGAGATCGTGCGCATCCCGTACGACCCCCAACTGGCCGCCGGATCCGTGGTGCACTGGGACGAGCTGCGTCCCGTCACGCGTCACGCCGCACGCGAGCTCGCCGCGCTCGTCGTGGAGGGGCTGCCCGTAGACCGCGGCGGCCATTGA
- a CDS encoding pyruvate carboxylase — MFSKILVANRGEIAIRAFRAAVELGAKTVAVYPFEDRNSLHRLKADEAYQIGEPGHPVRAYLDVSEIIRVARECGADAIYPGYGFLSENPELAQAAAEAGITFIGPPKQVLEMAGNKVTAKEHAIAAGVPVLKSTPPSRDIEALIAQSDEVGFPIFAKAVAGGGGRGMRRVNTKDDLRAALEEAMREADSAFGDSTMFLEQAVLRPRHIEVQVLADASGETVHLFERDCSVQRRHQKVIEIAPAPNLSDDVRESLYRDAIAFARSIGYVNAGTVEFLLDTAGDRAGQHVFIEMNPRIQVEHTVTEEVTDVDLVQSQIRIAAGETLAELGLEQGDIRLRGAALQSRITTEDPTAGFRPDTGRITTYRSPGGAGIRLDGGTVNPGAQISPHFDSMLAKLTCRGRDYPAAVARARRALAEFRIRGVSTNIPFLQAVLDDPAFIAGDLSTSFIDERPQLLRGRVSKDRGTKILNWLADVTVNQPNGAAPTTVSPAEKLPAIDLAAPAPAGSRQRLLELGPVGFAAELRAQTPLAVTDTTFRDAHQSLLATRVRTKDLVAVAPYVARMTPELLSVEAWGGATYDVALRFLGEDPWERLAALREALPNVNIQMLLRGRNTVGYTPYPTEVTDAFVREAAATGVDIFRIFDALNDVDQMLPAIQSVLATGTAVAEVAMCYTGDLLDPAEDLYTLDYYLGLADEIVAAGAHILAIKDMAGLLRPAAAEKLVAALRERFDLPVHLHTHDTAGGQLATLLAASRAGVDAVDVASAPMAGTTSQPSASSLVAALAHTERDTGISLQAVSDLEPYWEAVRRVYKPFESGLPGPTGRVYHHEIPGGQLSNLRQQAIALGLADDFELIEDMYAAADAILGRVPKVTPSSKVVGDLALHLAAVRADPADFAANPEKYDVPDSVIGFMAGELGDLPGGWPEPFRTKVLAGRDVRIGVTELTDEQVQALGADSVTRRSMLNNLLFPAPTRQFEQIRELFGDLSAVDTLDYLYGLRQGSEHVVEIDRGVRLYAGLEAIGEADDKGMRTVMTILNGQLRPVFVRDRGIEVDTRAAEKADASQPGHIAAPFSGVVTLQVEPGAEIAVGQSIASIEAMKMEAAITSPVAGVVERVAIPKTQQVEAGDLLAVVRPL, encoded by the coding sequence ATGTTCTCGAAGATTCTGGTAGCCAACCGCGGAGAGATCGCCATTCGGGCGTTCCGTGCCGCCGTCGAACTCGGTGCGAAGACGGTGGCGGTGTATCCCTTCGAGGACCGCAACTCGCTGCATCGGCTGAAGGCCGACGAGGCGTACCAGATCGGCGAGCCGGGGCATCCGGTGCGCGCCTACCTCGATGTCTCGGAGATCATCCGCGTGGCCCGCGAGTGCGGCGCAGACGCGATCTACCCGGGATACGGGTTCCTGTCCGAGAACCCCGAGCTGGCGCAGGCCGCCGCCGAGGCGGGCATCACCTTCATCGGGCCGCCCAAGCAGGTGCTCGAGATGGCGGGCAACAAGGTCACCGCGAAGGAGCATGCGATCGCCGCGGGCGTGCCCGTGCTGAAGTCCACCCCGCCCTCGCGCGACATCGAGGCGCTCATCGCGCAGTCCGACGAGGTCGGCTTCCCCATCTTCGCGAAGGCCGTCGCGGGCGGCGGCGGTCGCGGCATGCGCCGCGTCAACACGAAGGACGACCTGCGCGCCGCGCTCGAAGAGGCCATGCGCGAGGCCGACAGCGCCTTCGGCGACTCGACGATGTTCCTCGAGCAGGCCGTGCTGCGCCCCCGTCACATCGAGGTCCAGGTGCTGGCGGATGCCTCCGGCGAGACCGTGCACCTCTTCGAGCGCGACTGCTCGGTGCAGCGTCGTCACCAGAAGGTCATCGAGATCGCGCCGGCGCCGAACCTCTCCGACGACGTGCGGGAGTCGCTCTACCGCGATGCGATCGCGTTCGCCCGGTCGATCGGCTACGTCAACGCGGGCACGGTCGAGTTCCTGCTCGACACGGCGGGCGATCGCGCGGGCCAGCACGTGTTCATCGAGATGAACCCGCGCATCCAGGTCGAGCACACCGTGACCGAGGAGGTCACCGACGTCGACCTCGTGCAGTCCCAGATCCGCATCGCCGCCGGTGAGACGCTCGCCGAGCTCGGACTCGAGCAGGGCGACATCCGCCTCCGCGGTGCGGCGCTGCAGTCCCGCATCACGACCGAGGACCCCACCGCGGGGTTCCGGCCCGACACGGGCCGGATCACGACCTACCGCTCGCCCGGCGGGGCGGGCATCCGCCTCGACGGCGGAACCGTGAACCCCGGCGCCCAGATCAGCCCCCACTTCGACTCGATGCTCGCGAAGCTCACGTGCCGCGGCCGCGACTACCCGGCCGCCGTCGCACGCGCCCGTCGCGCCCTCGCCGAGTTCCGCATCCGCGGCGTCTCGACGAACATCCCGTTCCTGCAGGCCGTGCTCGACGACCCGGCATTCATCGCGGGCGACCTCAGCACGTCGTTCATCGACGAGCGTCCGCAGCTGCTGCGCGGTCGCGTCTCGAAGGATCGCGGCACCAAGATCCTCAACTGGCTCGCCGACGTCACGGTGAACCAGCCGAACGGCGCCGCGCCCACGACGGTCAGCCCCGCCGAGAAGCTGCCGGCGATCGACCTCGCGGCGCCGGCGCCGGCGGGTTCGCGGCAGCGACTGCTCGAGCTCGGCCCGGTCGGCTTCGCCGCCGAGCTCCGCGCGCAGACCCCGCTCGCCGTGACCGACACGACCTTCCGCGACGCCCACCAGTCGCTGCTCGCCACTCGCGTGCGCACGAAGGACCTCGTCGCCGTCGCGCCGTACGTCGCGCGCATGACCCCGGAGCTGCTCTCGGTCGAGGCGTGGGGCGGCGCGACCTACGACGTCGCACTCCGCTTCCTCGGCGAAGACCCCTGGGAGCGGCTCGCGGCCCTGCGCGAAGCCCTGCCGAACGTGAACATCCAGATGCTGCTCCGCGGCCGCAACACGGTCGGTTACACGCCGTACCCCACCGAGGTCACCGACGCGTTCGTGCGCGAGGCCGCCGCGACCGGCGTGGACATCTTCCGCATCTTCGACGCCCTGAACGACGTCGACCAGATGCTCCCGGCGATCCAGTCGGTGCTCGCGACCGGCACCGCGGTCGCCGAGGTGGCCATGTGCTACACGGGAGACCTGCTCGATCCCGCAGAGGACCTCTACACGCTCGACTACTACCTGGGCCTGGCCGACGAGATCGTCGCTGCCGGCGCGCACATCCTCGCGATCAAGGACATGGCGGGGCTCCTGCGACCCGCGGCCGCCGAGAAGCTCGTGGCCGCGCTGCGCGAGCGCTTCGACCTGCCCGTGCACCTGCACACCCACGACACGGCGGGCGGCCAGCTCGCGACGCTCCTCGCCGCGAGCCGTGCGGGCGTCGACGCGGTCGACGTCGCGAGCGCTCCGATGGCGGGCACCACGAGCCAGCCGTCGGCCTCTTCGCTCGTCGCCGCGCTCGCCCACACCGAGCGCGACACCGGCATCTCGCTGCAGGCCGTCTCCGACCTCGAGCCCTACTGGGAGGCGGTGCGCCGCGTCTACAAGCCGTTCGAGTCGGGTCTGCCGGGCCCCACGGGTCGCGTCTACCACCACGAGATCCCCGGCGGACAGCTCTCGAACCTCCGTCAGCAGGCGATCGCGCTGGGCCTCGCCGACGACTTCGAGCTCATCGAGGACATGTACGCGGCAGCCGACGCCATCCTCGGCCGCGTGCCGAAGGTGACGCCGTCGTCGAAGGTCGTCGGCGACCTTGCCCTGCACCTCGCGGCGGTCCGCGCCGACCCGGCCGACTTCGCCGCGAACCCCGAGAAGTACGACGTCCCCGATTCCGTCATCGGCTTCATGGCCGGCGAGCTCGGCGACCTCCCCGGCGGGTGGCCCGAGCCGTTCCGCACCAAGGTGCTCGCGGGCCGCGACGTGCGCATCGGCGTCACCGAGCTCACCGACGAGCAGGTCCAGGCGCTCGGCGCCGACAGCGTCACGCGTCGCTCGATGCTGAACAACCTGCTCTTCCCGGCGCCGACGCGTCAGTTCGAGCAGATCCGCGAGCTCTTCGGCGACCTGTCGGCCGTCGACACGCTCGACTACCTCTACGGGCTGCGTCAGGGCTCGGAGCACGTGGTCGAGATCGACCGCGGCGTTCGCCTCTACGCGGGCCTCGAGGCCATCGGCGAGGCCGACGACAAGGGCATGCGCACCGTCATGACCATCCTGAACGGCCAGCTCCGGCCCGTCTTCGTGCGCGATCGCGGCATCGAGGTCGACACGCGCGCGGCCGAGAAGGCCGACGCATCGCAGCCCGGGCACATCGCCGCGCCGTTCTCGGGCGTCGTCACGCTGCAGGTCGAACCCGGCGCCGAAATCGCCGTCGGACAGAGCATCGCGTCGATCGAGGCCATGAAGATGGAGGCCGCCATCACGTCGCCCGTCGCGGGCGTCGTCGAGCGCGTCGCCATCCCGAAGACCCAGCAGGTCGAGGCCGGTGACCTGCTCGCGGTGGTCCGACCGCTGTAG
- a CDS encoding ParA family protein has translation MHVLSVSSLKGGVGKTTVTLGLASAAFARGVRTLVVDLDPQSDVSTGMDIQVAGHLNVADVLASPKEKIVRSAIAPSGWARSNPQSTIDVMIGSPSAINFDGPHPSIRDIWKLEEALANVESDYELVLIDCAPSLNALTRTAWAASDRVAVVTEPGLFSVAAADRALRAIEEIRRGLSPRLQPLGIIVNRARVQSLEHQFRIKELRDMFGPLVLSPQLPERTSLQQAQGAAKPLHMWPGESAEEMSANFDQLLERVLRTARIGDFAGAAPYELESPTL, from the coding sequence GTGCACGTACTCAGCGTCAGTTCCCTCAAGGGCGGTGTCGGCAAGACGACCGTCACCCTCGGACTGGCGTCGGCGGCGTTCGCCCGCGGCGTCCGGACCCTCGTCGTCGACCTCGATCCTCAATCCGACGTGTCCACGGGCATGGACATCCAGGTCGCAGGCCACCTCAACGTGGCCGACGTGCTCGCCTCCCCGAAGGAGAAGATCGTCCGTTCGGCGATCGCTCCCAGCGGCTGGGCGCGCTCCAACCCGCAGTCCACGATCGACGTCATGATCGGCAGCCCGTCGGCCATCAACTTCGACGGCCCGCATCCGTCGATCCGCGACATCTGGAAGCTCGAAGAGGCCCTCGCGAACGTCGAGTCCGACTACGAGCTCGTGCTCATCGACTGCGCGCCCTCGCTGAACGCGCTCACGCGCACCGCGTGGGCCGCGAGCGACCGCGTCGCCGTCGTCACCGAGCCCGGCCTGTTCTCGGTCGCCGCCGCCGACCGCGCCCTGCGCGCGATCGAGGAGATCCGGCGAGGCCTCTCCCCCAGGCTCCAGCCGCTCGGCATCATCGTGAACCGCGCCCGCGTGCAGTCCCTCGAACACCAGTTCCGCATCAAGGAGCTGCGCGACATGTTCGGGCCGCTCGTGCTCTCCCCGCAGCTGCCCGAGCGCACGTCGCTGCAGCAGGCTCAGGGTGCGGCCAAGCCGCTGCACATGTGGCCGGGCGAGTCCGCCGAAGAGATGTCGGCGAACTTCGACCAGCTGCTCGAGCGGGTGCTGCGCACGGCTCGCATCGGCGACTTCGCCGGCGCCGCACCGTACGAGCTCGAGTCGCCGACGCTCTGA
- a CDS encoding MerR family transcriptional regulator, producing the protein MSELDRSARDRYDLGLLFTDGMPAHEDGTGYRGAVAAGAAGISYRQLDYWARTQLVEPTVRGAAGSGSQRLYGFRDILVLKLVKRLLDTGISLQQIRTAVTQLRESGVEDLAQTTLMSDGASVYLCTSDDEVIDLVNRGQGVFGIAVGKVLREVENSLVELDTQPVDAMDELAARRGAKSRRIS; encoded by the coding sequence ATGAGTGAGCTCGACCGGAGCGCGCGCGATCGATACGACCTCGGTCTGCTGTTCACCGACGGCATGCCCGCGCACGAAGACGGCACCGGGTACCGCGGTGCGGTCGCCGCGGGGGCAGCGGGCATCAGCTACCGCCAGCTCGACTACTGGGCGCGCACGCAGCTCGTCGAACCCACCGTTCGCGGCGCCGCCGGCTCCGGGTCGCAGCGCCTCTACGGCTTCCGCGACATCCTGGTGCTCAAGCTCGTCAAGCGGCTGCTCGACACGGGCATCTCGCTTCAGCAGATCCGCACGGCGGTGACGCAGTTGCGCGAATCGGGCGTCGAGGACCTCGCGCAGACCACGCTCATGAGCGACGGCGCGAGCGTGTACCTGTGCACGTCCGACGACGAGGTCATCGACCTCGTCAACCGCGGTCAGGGCGTCTTCGGCATCGCGGTCGGCAAGGTGCTCCGCGAGGTCGAGAACTCCCTCGTCGAGCTCGACACGCAGCCGGTCGATGCCATGGACGAGCTCGCCGCCCGTCGCGGCGCGAAGTCCCGCCGCATCTCCTGA
- a CDS encoding MerR family transcriptional regulator, with the protein MSGHAASTHASGSAPLLGIGQVLARLQPEFPDLTPSKLRFLEEQRLVSPARTAAGYRKFSSGDVDRITLVLSMQRDHYLPLKVIRAHLDSIDAGETPALPGATDASGFLGARRYSRDELVATAKAPRSLLDDAVSASLITASDSYDAEDLGVLESLVALREVGIEPRHLRAFRAAAERDAALIERALAPSRRTDAAGKARVSEHAAELAARLEVVRAEVVRAALARLAR; encoded by the coding sequence GTGTCGGGCCACGCCGCCTCCACGCACGCGAGCGGCTCGGCCCCCCTGCTCGGCATCGGTCAGGTTCTCGCACGCCTGCAGCCCGAGTTCCCCGACCTGACGCCGTCGAAGCTGCGCTTCCTCGAAGAGCAGCGACTCGTCTCCCCGGCGCGCACCGCGGCCGGGTACCGCAAGTTCTCCTCCGGCGATGTCGACCGCATCACGCTCGTGCTGTCGATGCAGCGCGACCACTACCTGCCGCTCAAGGTGATCCGCGCCCACCTCGACTCCATCGACGCCGGCGAGACGCCCGCCCTGCCGGGGGCGACCGACGCGAGCGGCTTCCTCGGCGCGAGGCGGTACTCGCGCGATGAGCTCGTCGCGACCGCCAAGGCTCCGCGATCCCTCCTCGACGACGCGGTCTCCGCGTCGCTCATCACGGCCTCCGATTCGTACGACGCCGAAGACCTCGGCGTGCTCGAGTCCCTCGTCGCGCTGCGCGAGGTCGGCATCGAACCGCGGCACCTGCGGGCGTTCCGGGCCGCGGCCGAGCGCGACGCCGCCCTCATCGAGCGTGCACTCGCGCCGTCGAGGCGAACGGATGCCGCGGGCAAGGCGCGTGTCTCCGAGCATGCCGCCGAGCTCGCCGCCCGACTCGAGGTCGTGCGCGCCGAGGTCGTGCGGGCCGCCCTGGCGAGGCTCGCACGCTGA
- a CDS encoding FHA domain-containing protein — protein MGFSREAAAQLSIVDSDITAEEQEAIAALPSGSALLVVRRGPNSGARFLLDTDVTTVGRHPDADIFLDDVTVSRRHAEFLRHRTAFEVKDLSSLNGTYFDGVRIETALLSDGAEVQIGKFRLTFYASRRDLAPLASS, from the coding sequence ATCGGCTTCAGCCGTGAGGCCGCTGCGCAGCTGTCGATCGTCGATTCCGACATCACGGCCGAAGAGCAGGAGGCGATCGCGGCACTGCCGTCCGGTTCCGCACTGCTCGTGGTCCGTCGCGGGCCGAACAGCGGGGCCCGGTTCCTGCTCGACACCGACGTCACGACGGTCGGCCGTCACCCCGATGCCGACATCTTCCTCGACGACGTCACGGTCTCCCGTCGGCACGCCGAGTTCCTCCGCCACCGCACGGCGTTCGAGGTGAAGGACCTCTCGTCGCTGAACGGCACCTACTTCGACGGCGTCCGCATCGAGACCGCGCTCCTGAGCGACGGCGCCGAGGTGCAGATCGGCAAGTTCCGGCTCACCTTCTACGCCTCGCGACGCGACCTGGCTCCGCTGGCGAGCAGCTAG
- a CDS encoding CDP-alcohol phosphatidyltransferase family protein: protein MAGRSAGAVGTQVWTIPNVLSMLRLVLVPFFLWAVVAGDYVTALVVLVAASLTDLLDGYLARRLNQVTRLGQLLDPAADRLYIFAALVGLAANSLVPWWIVIVIVARDVFLLILGVVLANHGYGPLPVHQLGKVATFALFFGLPVIMLGLAFPAVEPVSAPVGWAITIWGAFLYWWAGVIYAIETARVIRIPRVADGSRSDTLEEGG, encoded by the coding sequence GTGGCTGGGCGGAGCGCGGGGGCGGTCGGAACGCAGGTGTGGACGATTCCGAACGTCCTCAGCATGCTCCGACTCGTGCTGGTGCCCTTCTTCCTCTGGGCCGTCGTCGCCGGCGACTACGTGACGGCGCTCGTGGTGCTCGTCGCGGCGAGCCTGACCGACCTGCTCGACGGGTACCTCGCGAGGCGCCTGAACCAGGTCACCCGCCTCGGGCAACTGCTCGACCCCGCGGCCGACCGGCTCTACATCTTCGCCGCGCTCGTCGGCCTCGCCGCGAACTCGCTCGTGCCGTGGTGGATCGTGATCGTCATCGTCGCGCGCGACGTGTTCCTGCTCATCCTCGGAGTCGTGCTCGCGAATCACGGCTACGGCCCGCTGCCCGTGCACCAGCTCGGCAAGGTCGCCACCTTCGCGCTCTTCTTCGGGCTGCCGGTCATCATGCTCGGGCTCGCCTTCCCGGCCGTCGAACCGGTGAGCGCTCCCGTCGGCTGGGCCATCACGATCTGGGGCGCGTTCCTCTACTGGTGGGCCGGCGTCATCTACGCGATCGAGACGGCGCGGGTCATCCGCATTCCACGGGTAGCGGATGGGTCTCGATCCGATACGCTTGAAGAGGGAGGCTAG
- a CDS encoding DUF1295 domain-containing protein, which translates to MTAFAVCLALCAAITAATWILSLLTNEHSWVDRIWSIAPIAYAWVFAASTGFDARLVLMAVLVTLWGARLTFNFARKGGYRSGGEDYRWAILRERMPRLGFEAFNLFFISIYQNALILLITLPALTVADEASMPLGAWDAVLAVVFVAFLVGETVADEQQWRFHQWKAAERAAGRTPTPGFLQTGLFGVSRHPNFFFEQAQWWVFYGFAIAATGVWLHWTIAGAVLLTVLFVGSTVFTESISRGRHPDYDAYRARVSPIVPWFPKAVRAGASVSAEG; encoded by the coding sequence ATGACTGCCTTCGCCGTGTGTCTGGCGCTCTGCGCCGCCATCACCGCCGCGACCTGGATCCTCTCGCTCCTGACGAACGAGCACTCGTGGGTCGATCGGATCTGGTCGATCGCGCCCATCGCGTACGCGTGGGTGTTCGCGGCATCGACCGGGTTCGACGCACGCCTCGTGCTCATGGCGGTCCTGGTGACCCTGTGGGGTGCACGCCTGACGTTCAACTTCGCTCGAAAGGGCGGCTATCGCTCGGGCGGCGAGGACTACCGGTGGGCGATCCTGCGCGAGCGGATGCCGCGGCTCGGCTTCGAGGCGTTCAACCTGTTCTTCATCTCGATCTACCAGAACGCGCTGATCCTGCTCATCACGCTGCCGGCGCTCACGGTCGCCGACGAGGCGAGCATGCCGCTCGGCGCATGGGATGCGGTGCTCGCCGTCGTGTTCGTCGCCTTCCTCGTCGGGGAGACCGTCGCCGACGAGCAGCAGTGGCGGTTCCACCAGTGGAAGGCCGCCGAGCGGGCGGCCGGGCGCACGCCGACCCCGGGCTTCCTGCAGACCGGCCTGTTCGGCGTGTCGCGGCATCCGAACTTCTTCTTCGAACAGGCGCAGTGGTGGGTGTTCTACGGCTTCGCGATCGCGGCGACCGGGGTCTGGCTGCACTGGACGATCGCCGGCGCGGTGCTCCTGACGGTGCTGTTCGTCGGGTCGACGGTCTTCACCGAGTCGATCTCGCGTGGTCGTCACCCCGACTACGACGCCTACCGGGCGCGGGTGTCGCCGATCGTGCCCTGGTTCCCGAAGGCGGTGCGCGCGGGCGCGTCGGTCTCGGCCGAGGGATAG
- a CDS encoding NUDIX domain-containing protein, whose protein sequence is MSGASGDGWVEGPDGARYWGRFGAAGLLVVSPDREVLLQHRAEWSHFGGTWGMPGGARHEHESAREAAFREAGEEAGVPADALAVRFSSVLDLGYWSYTTVVADAGRRFEPVIGDPESITVAWTPIDEVDALPLHPRFAEAWPGLRARL, encoded by the coding sequence ATGAGCGGAGCGAGCGGGGACGGCTGGGTCGAGGGGCCCGACGGGGCGAGGTACTGGGGGCGCTTCGGCGCGGCAGGACTGCTGGTCGTGAGCCCCGATCGCGAGGTCCTGCTGCAGCATCGCGCCGAGTGGAGCCACTTCGGCGGAACGTGGGGCATGCCGGGCGGTGCGCGCCACGAGCACGAGAGCGCCCGCGAGGCCGCGTTCCGCGAGGCCGGCGAAGAGGCCGGCGTGCCGGCCGACGCCCTCGCGGTGCGCTTCTCGAGCGTGCTCGACCTCGGCTACTGGTCGTACACGACCGTCGTCGCCGACGCCGGACGCCGCTTCGAACCCGTCATCGGCGACCCGGAGTCCATCACCGTCGCGTGGACCCCCATCGACGAGGTCGACGCGCTGCCGCTGCATCCGCGGTTCGCGGAGGCCTGGCCGGGCCTGCGCGCACGGCTCTGA
- a CDS encoding MarR family winged helix-turn-helix transcriptional regulator, whose product MPDGTIESSTHERYWYGDGDDRTVALLEAVRRHRAAEVEMRRRLRVDMDMGDTDAAALRWIVAEERADRRATSAGLARELGVTTAATVKIVARLIASGDLVREPHPTDRRVLLLRALPQAHARLRRTLGRMHERMRGVAESFDPREQLVLIRFLDDLAAAIAPPVEPDAEHDPAPDVAS is encoded by the coding sequence GTGCCTGACGGAACAATCGAAAGTTCGACTCACGAGCGCTACTGGTACGGCGACGGCGACGACCGCACCGTGGCGCTCCTCGAGGCCGTGCGCCGGCACCGTGCCGCCGAGGTCGAGATGCGCCGGCGCCTGCGTGTCGACATGGACATGGGCGACACGGATGCCGCGGCCCTCCGCTGGATCGTCGCCGAGGAGCGCGCCGACCGCCGCGCGACGAGCGCCGGCCTCGCCCGGGAGCTCGGCGTCACGACCGCCGCCACCGTGAAGATCGTCGCGAGGCTCATCGCGAGCGGCGACCTGGTGCGGGAGCCGCACCCCACCGATCGCCGCGTCCTGCTGCTGCGTGCCCTGCCCCAGGCGCACGCACGACTGCGCCGCACGCTCGGCCGGATGCACGAGCGCATGCGCGGCGTCGCCGAGTCCTTCGACCCCCGCGAGCAGCTCGTGCTCATCCGATTCCTCGACGACCTCGCCGCAGCCATCGCGCCGCCGGTCGAGCCCGACGCCGAGCACGATCCCGCGCCTGACGTCGCGTCCTGA
- the idi gene encoding isopentenyl-diphosphate Delta-isomerase, with protein MTTAIELIDDHVVLLDDHGTPIGTAPKTAAHGPDTALHLAFSCHVLNADGEVLVTRRALGKQAWPGVWTNSFCGHPRPSEPLTAAVRRRADFELGLEPIALDLALPTFRYRAVDADGTVENEICPVYLATVDGEPDPNPREVAEYRWVRPDDLRRAIAAAPWAFSPWLTLQVGLLELYRD; from the coding sequence ATGACCACCGCGATCGAACTGATCGACGACCACGTCGTCCTGCTCGACGACCACGGCACGCCGATCGGCACCGCCCCGAAGACGGCGGCGCACGGCCCCGACACCGCCCTGCACCTCGCCTTCTCGTGCCATGTGCTCAACGCCGACGGCGAGGTGCTCGTCACGCGTCGCGCACTCGGCAAGCAGGCCTGGCCCGGCGTGTGGACGAACTCGTTCTGCGGGCACCCCCGGCCGTCGGAGCCGCTCACCGCGGCCGTGCGCCGCCGCGCGGACTTCGAACTCGGGCTCGAGCCGATCGCCCTCGACCTCGCGCTGCCGACGTTCCGCTACCGGGCGGTCGACGCCGACGGCACGGTCGAGAACGAGATCTGCCCGGTGTACCTCGCGACTGTCGACGGCGAGCCGGATCCCAACCCTCGCGAGGTCGCCGAGTACCGGTGGGTGCGCCCGGACGACCTCCGACGGGCGATCGCCGCAGCGCCGTGGGCCTTCAGCCCGTGGCTCACCCTGCAGGTCGGCCTGCTGGAGCTCTACCGTGACTGA